TATTGTATCACCATATTTTGTCATCAAATGAACCCAACTGGAGGAGAATTACGATGAAAAAATTACTTGCTGGAATTCTGTCTTTTTCTATGATGTCACTGGCTCTCGCTGGCTGTGGCAGCAATGATCAACCACAAGCGGGAGGAGCTGGCGGTGAAGCCAAGGGTGAGCCACAAAAGCTGGTCATCTCCACATGGGGCTTTTCCGAAGACTTTTTCCGCAAAGAAGTATATGAGCCGTTTGAAAAAGAACATAACGTGAAAATCGTGCTGGAAATCGGGAACAACGCAGAACGACTGAACAAAATTCGCCAAGGAAGCTCCGATGTAGACTTGATCTACCTCTCTGACTACTATGCACAGCAAGGGATTGAGAGTGGCGCATTTGAAAAAATCGACCGCAGCCGCATCCCGAACCTGGATCAAATCTACGACATCGCCAAAGCACCACTGGGCGAGGAGTACGGTCCAGCTTACACGATTGGCCAATTCGGGATTGCCTATAATCCAAAACTCGTGAAAACAGAGATCAAGGATTGGAAAGACCTGTGGAACCCAGAGCTGACGGGCAAGCTGACACTGCCAAGCATTACGTCCACAACTGGCCCGATGGTTCTCGACAGTGCTTCTGCGGTCGCGGGCAGCAAGGAATTTAACGAGGATCAAGCCTTTGCGAAAATGAAAGAAGTCAACCAAAATGTAGTGAAATTCTACGATAAGACTTCCGAATACGTGAACATGTTTGGTCAAGAAGAAATCGGCGTAGGACCGATCATGGAAATGTACTTCAAAGACATCAAAGCCGCTGTTCCAGAAGCTGTTTTCGTACAACCTGCAAGCGGCGGATATGCGGTCATGAATACGGTTAACATCGTAAAAGGCTCGAAAAACAAAGCGCTGGCTGAAGACTTCATCAACTACCAGCTGAGCAAGGAAGTTCAGGAAAAAACAGC
This genomic stretch from Brevibacillus sp. DP1.3A harbors:
- a CDS encoding ABC transporter substrate-binding protein encodes the protein MKKLLAGILSFSMMSLALAGCGSNDQPQAGGAGGEAKGEPQKLVISTWGFSEDFFRKEVYEPFEKEHNVKIVLEIGNNAERLNKIRQGSSDVDLIYLSDYYAQQGIESGAFEKIDRSRIPNLDQIYDIAKAPLGEEYGPAYTIGQFGIAYNPKLVKTEIKDWKDLWNPELTGKLTLPSITSTTGPMVLDSASAVAGSKEFNEDQAFAKMKEVNQNVVKFYDKTSEYVNMFGQEEIGVGPIMEMYFKDIKAAVPEAVFVQPASGGYAVMNTVNIVKGSKNKALAEDFINYQLSKEVQEKTAKAKIDSPVNKSVQLTEEEAKGVTYGEETVSKLKMLDMKFVNEHSKAWIDRWNREITQ